In the genome of Streptomyces globosus, one region contains:
- a CDS encoding VOC family protein: protein MSTSGEIFGAPCWVSLATRDLASAEAFYGAALGWTFRPTRLGEEFRVALQGGVPVAGIGAVAPRLGIPMAWTPYFAVEDADVTAARIRERGATTAVGPLAFATGRAALAADREGAAFGYWEGEVVSQWTSAEDGAAWAELRSRDPFAAAVFYGEVLDWATGRPGSLDVAYEHDHVVVRRGTMTVARISGGAVGGDPDPRLRPRWCVHFAVPDLDEAAERAVRAGGSPASPVEQTPTDRRMVLRDKAGALFTITEVRDPGA from the coding sequence ATGTCCACCAGCGGGGAGATCTTCGGGGCGCCGTGCTGGGTGAGCCTGGCCACCCGCGACCTCGCCTCCGCCGAGGCCTTCTACGGCGCGGCACTCGGCTGGACCTTCCGCCCCACCCGCCTCGGCGAGGAGTTCCGCGTGGCACTCCAGGGCGGGGTCCCTGTGGCCGGCATCGGGGCCGTGGCGCCGCGCCTCGGCATCCCGATGGCCTGGACGCCGTACTTCGCCGTCGAGGACGCCGACGTCACCGCCGCCCGGATCCGCGAGCGCGGCGCCACCACGGCCGTCGGGCCGCTGGCGTTCGCCACCGGTCGGGCTGCGCTCGCCGCCGACCGGGAGGGCGCGGCGTTCGGCTACTGGGAAGGCGAGGTGGTCTCCCAGTGGACGTCTGCGGAGGACGGGGCGGCCTGGGCGGAGCTGCGCTCGCGCGACCCGTTCGCGGCCGCCGTCTTCTACGGGGAGGTCCTGGACTGGGCGACCGGCCGGCCGGGATCCCTGGACGTCGCGTACGAGCACGACCACGTCGTCGTACGGCGCGGCACCATGACCGTGGCCCGGATCAGCGGGGGCGCGGTCGGCGGGGACCCGGACCCGCGGCTGCGCCCCCGCTGGTGCGTGCACTTCGCCGTGCCCGACCTGGACGAGGCGGCAGAGCGGGCGGTCCGGGCGGGCGGCAGTCCCGCCTCGCCCGTCGAGCAGACGCCGACCGACCGGCGGATGGTGCTGCGGGACAAGGCCGGCGCACTCTTCACGATCACCGAGGTCCGCGACCCGGGCGCCTGA
- a CDS encoding flavin reductase family protein: MRRQRVGRGREVVRVPDTGLDRFTDLFDDTVCIVTAQAGGERAGCLVGFAGQCSIRPPRFVVWLSRLNHTFRVAGAAESLAVHVVDRGGLPLAELFGGETGDRVDKFARVAWRPAADGTPLLDGARAWFVGRITARVDGGDHVGFLLDPVEQSPDPDPLPDLLTLHDVWHVRAGHPA, from the coding sequence ATGCGGCGGCAGCGGGTAGGGAGGGGGCGGGAGGTGGTGCGTGTGCCGGACACGGGCCTGGACCGGTTCACCGATCTGTTCGACGACACCGTCTGTATCGTCACCGCGCAGGCGGGAGGGGAGCGGGCCGGATGCCTGGTGGGGTTTGCCGGGCAGTGCTCCATCCGCCCGCCGCGCTTCGTCGTGTGGCTCTCCCGCCTCAACCACACCTTCCGTGTGGCGGGGGCGGCCGAGAGCCTTGCCGTCCACGTCGTGGACCGCGGCGGGCTGCCGCTCGCCGAGCTGTTCGGCGGCGAGACCGGCGACCGCGTCGACAAGTTCGCCCGGGTCGCGTGGCGGCCCGCCGCGGATGGGACGCCGCTGCTCGACGGGGCCCGCGCCTGGTTCGTCGGCCGCATCACCGCCCGCGTGGACGGCGGGGACCACGTCGGGTTCCTGCTGGATCCGGTGGAGCAGTCGCCCGACCCCGACCCGCTGCCGGACCTGCTGACGCTCCACGACGTGTGGCACGTGCGGGCGGGCCACCCCGCGTGA